From Lysinibacillus sp. SGAir0095, the proteins below share one genomic window:
- a CDS encoding alpha/beta fold hydrolase, with protein sequence MTVSEHLKKVDLPNGETISYRERPGGKKLILLIHGNMTSSKHWDVLMESFSHEYTIIAPDLRGFGQSTYYKRVQHIRDFSNDIKSFVDLLNLEEFSLAGWSTGGAIAMQFCIDHPGYCTKLILLASASTRGYPFYKTDDDGSENLSRRLTTIEEIENDKGKTIPMQALYDTKNREGLRAVWNAAIYTHNQPVAKLYEEYIDDMLTQRNLADIYHVLNTFNISHSDNDAAKGTGEVNKINVPVLILYGERDYVVPVHMTDEIIEDIGDSAIAVQLINCGHSPLIDDLEQLQNKIETFLKEGIENSAITG encoded by the coding sequence ATGACAGTCTCTGAACATTTAAAAAAGGTAGATTTACCAAATGGGGAAACTATTTCGTATCGTGAAAGACCTGGAGGAAAAAAACTGATACTTTTAATTCATGGGAATATGACTTCCTCAAAGCATTGGGATGTGCTGATGGAATCATTTAGTCATGAATATACGATTATTGCACCTGATTTAAGAGGTTTTGGGCAATCTACTTATTATAAAAGAGTTCAGCATATAAGAGATTTTAGTAACGATATTAAAAGCTTTGTGGATTTACTTAACTTAGAAGAGTTCAGTTTGGCTGGCTGGTCGACAGGAGGGGCAATCGCCATGCAGTTTTGCATTGATCATCCTGGATACTGTACTAAATTGATTCTATTAGCCTCAGCCTCGACACGCGGATATCCCTTCTACAAAACGGATGATGATGGATCGGAAAATTTATCACGTCGATTAACTACTATTGAGGAAATCGAAAACGACAAAGGCAAAACGATACCAATGCAAGCTCTCTACGATACAAAAAATAGAGAAGGTTTAAGGGCAGTTTGGAATGCTGCCATTTATACCCATAATCAACCCGTTGCGAAACTATATGAAGAATATATAGACGATATGTTGACTCAACGAAATCTTGCGGACATTTATCATGTCCTAAATACATTCAATATTAGCCATTCGGATAACGACGCAGCAAAAGGAACTGGGGAAGTAAATAAAATAAATGTCCCTGTTCTAATTCTTTATGGAGAACGTGACTATGTTGTACCTGTTCATATGACGGATGAAATCATAGAAGACATAGGAGATAGTGCGATAGCAGTTCAGCTTATAAACTGTGGACATTCTCCACTTATAGATGATTTAGAACAATTACAAAATAAAATTGAAACGTTTCTAAAGGAAGGAATTGAAAACAGTGCGATTACAGGATAA
- the fabG gene encoding 3-oxoacyl-ACP reductase FabG has translation MRLQDKVAIITGGANGIGKAACELFLNQGAKVVIADFDEDSGKELEINFRQQGKEVLFVQVDVATNESVKDMVAQVLANYEKIDILINNAGITRDAMLVKMTEQDFDRVLDVNLKGVFNCTQAVVPYMVERGYGKVINTSSVSGVYGNVGQTNYAATKAAVVGMTKTWAKELGRKGINVNAVAPGFTKTAMVEKMPEKVIQHMESIVSLQRLGEVQDIANAYLFLASDESSYITGHVLHVDGGIMM, from the coding sequence GTGCGATTACAGGATAAGGTAGCCATTATTACAGGAGGAGCCAATGGCATAGGAAAAGCAGCGTGTGAATTATTTTTAAACCAAGGCGCAAAGGTTGTAATTGCAGACTTTGATGAAGATAGTGGAAAAGAACTAGAAATCAACTTCCGACAACAGGGAAAAGAAGTACTATTTGTACAGGTAGATGTGGCAACAAATGAGAGTGTCAAGGATATGGTTGCGCAAGTTCTTGCAAATTATGAAAAGATAGATATTTTGATTAATAATGCGGGAATTACCCGGGATGCCATGCTCGTAAAGATGACTGAGCAAGACTTTGACCGTGTATTAGATGTAAATTTGAAAGGTGTATTTAATTGTACACAAGCTGTTGTACCCTACATGGTTGAACGAGGTTATGGCAAGGTTATTAATACCTCTTCAGTTAGTGGGGTTTATGGAAATGTAGGACAAACAAACTATGCTGCAACCAAAGCGGCTGTGGTCGGTATGACTAAAACATGGGCTAAAGAATTAGGAAGAAAAGGTATTAACGTAAACGCAGTTGCACCTGGGTTTACGAAAACGGCCATGGTAGAAAAAATGCCGGAAAAAGTAATTCAACATATGGAATCAATTGTTAGTCTACAAAGATTGGGTGAAGTGCAAGATATTGCAAATGCATATCTCTTCCTTGCTTCTGATGAATCAAGCTATATAACTGGCCATGTATTACACGTTGATGGCGGCATTATGATGTGA
- a CDS encoding class I adenylate-forming enzyme family protein encodes MQNEQSWILNRARLTPSKLALIDILTDRKWSYEELANESLRWWSYLKNEGLNKGDRVALLAENSIDLFPILFACGLGGYIYVPLNWRLSKVELISILEDCTPNILITDRKFSNLGKEIFANKQVQFETNLKSKSIEYQFNSEWQESDPWLMIYTGGTMGKPKGVILSFDAVNCNAINTILSWNLVSEDCTVNYMPLFHTGGLNALSIPILMSGGTVVVGNKFDPEEAIRAVNDYKSTISLFVPTMYQAMIETEYFKKTTFPTVKVFLSGGAPCPKTIYSHFIKKGVHFKEGYGLTEAGPNNFYIDSEVAAKKLGSVGKSMMFNSIQITNDIGAPCKVGEVGELYIRGKHMFTMYWNNPDETNNTLINGWLKTGDLAKMDSDGDVFIVGRKKDMIITGGENVYPLEVEHCIITHPQVKEVAVVGISDEKWGEVVTAYIVTSEKSKEFELEIQRFCRNQLGAYKVPKKIVFVSELPKTHVGKIDKKQLMGTHIYELG; translated from the coding sequence TTGCAAAATGAACAATCTTGGATATTAAATAGAGCAAGGCTAACCCCCTCTAAATTAGCTCTAATTGATATCCTAACAGATAGAAAATGGAGTTATGAAGAACTGGCAAATGAGTCTTTAAGATGGTGGAGCTATTTAAAGAACGAAGGTTTAAATAAAGGAGATCGTGTAGCTTTACTTGCAGAAAATAGTATTGATTTATTTCCTATTTTATTTGCTTGCGGATTAGGTGGATATATATATGTCCCATTAAATTGGCGTCTGAGTAAAGTTGAACTCATTTCAATTTTAGAAGATTGTACACCAAATATTCTTATTACAGATAGAAAATTCTCTAATTTAGGGAAGGAAATATTCGCAAATAAACAAGTTCAATTTGAGACCAATCTAAAAAGTAAATCCATTGAATACCAGTTTAATAGTGAATGGCAGGAGTCTGATCCTTGGTTAATGATTTATACAGGAGGAACAATGGGGAAGCCAAAAGGAGTTATCTTGTCTTTTGATGCCGTCAATTGCAACGCCATTAATACGATTTTAAGTTGGAATTTGGTCTCCGAAGATTGCACCGTCAATTATATGCCTTTATTTCATACAGGTGGCTTAAATGCTTTATCAATACCGATTTTGATGAGTGGAGGAACGGTAGTAGTCGGCAATAAGTTTGATCCGGAAGAAGCTATTCGAGCGGTAAATGATTATAAATCCACCATTTCTCTATTTGTTCCAACAATGTACCAGGCAATGATTGAAACAGAGTATTTCAAAAAAACAACATTTCCAACAGTGAAAGTATTTTTATCTGGGGGTGCTCCTTGTCCAAAAACAATCTATAGTCATTTTATCAAAAAAGGAGTTCATTTTAAGGAAGGCTATGGTTTAACGGAAGCAGGGCCAAATAACTTTTATATTGATTCAGAGGTTGCGGCTAAAAAATTAGGTTCAGTTGGAAAAAGCATGATGTTTAATTCTATTCAGATTACTAATGATATCGGAGCTCCCTGTAAAGTTGGAGAGGTTGGGGAGCTTTATATTAGAGGGAAGCATATGTTCACGATGTATTGGAATAATCCAGACGAGACAAATAATACACTCATTAATGGGTGGCTAAAAACAGGTGATTTGGCCAAAATGGACAGCGACGGAGATGTTTTCATCGTGGGTAGAAAAAAAGATATGATTATTACAGGCGGTGAAAATGTCTACCCATTAGAAGTTGAGCATTGCATTATTACCCATCCTCAAGTAAAGGAAGTAGCAGTTGTTGGTATTAGCGATGAAAAATGGGGAGAAGTAGTGACAGCATATATTGTCACATCTGAAAAATCGAAAGAGTTTGAGCTAGAAATTCAAAGGTTTTGCCGCAATCAGCTAGGTGCCTACAAGGTTCCTAAAAAAATCGTATTCGTTTCTGAATTACCAAAAACTCATGTAGGAAAAATTGATAAAAAGCAATTGATGGGGACGCATATATATGAATTGGGATGA
- a CDS encoding b(o/a)3-type cytochrome-c oxidase subunit 1, with translation METAVTNKEVYETKLPKVKTSTRNNFIQVDRKDAKLALAHMYVAFTALLVGGLAGLLQVFVRSGAFELPFGIGYYQVLTVHGVLLGLILTTYFIMGFQLAAISRTAGRLSNTQRKLGWIGFWLMVVGTVAAATMVLLNEASVLYTFYAPLQAHWIFYAGLALVVVGSWIEGFAQIMRYVQWRKENKGQTSPLLAFMAVVNNLMWFVASLGVAVEVLFQLLPWSLGLVERIDVLLSRTLFWYFGHALVYFWLLPAYMIWYVVIPKVIGGKLFSDALARLSFMLFLLFSVPVGVHHQLTEPGIDGFWKFLQVVLTFFVIVPSLMTAFSMFATFELRGRELGGKGVIGWFKQLPWKDSRFLVPFIGMVAFIPGGAGGIVNASYQMNQLIHNTIWVTGHFHLTVATAVVLTYFGAAFWLIPHLTGRKLTSKMNSLANTSGILWAVGMFIMSGAMHIAGLLGAPRRSEYSTYGGSEQAAEWITYQFAQAIGGTILFISILLIIGVVINLLWFAPKGEEEFPVAEAAAGGGKTPAILENFKVWGVILVALILIAYTFPIFDIISNSPAGSKGFKFW, from the coding sequence ATGGAAACAGCAGTCACTAATAAAGAAGTTTATGAAACTAAATTACCAAAAGTAAAAACTTCTACAAGAAATAATTTTATTCAAGTTGATCGTAAAGATGCAAAATTAGCTTTAGCGCATATGTATGTAGCCTTTACCGCTCTTTTAGTCGGTGGACTTGCCGGACTTTTACAAGTATTTGTACGCTCAGGCGCATTTGAATTACCATTCGGCATTGGTTATTATCAAGTATTAACTGTTCATGGTGTTTTACTAGGACTTATTCTTACAACTTATTTCATTATGGGATTTCAATTGGCAGCAATTAGTCGTACTGCAGGACGCCTTTCTAATACTCAACGTAAATTAGGTTGGATAGGCTTTTGGTTAATGGTAGTTGGTACAGTAGCAGCTGCAACGATGGTACTTTTAAACGAAGCGTCTGTACTATACACATTTTATGCCCCACTTCAGGCACACTGGATCTTTTATGCTGGTCTTGCTTTAGTTGTTGTTGGTTCATGGATTGAAGGTTTTGCCCAAATAATGCGTTATGTACAATGGCGTAAGGAAAATAAGGGACAAACTTCACCACTATTAGCTTTTATGGCTGTCGTAAATAACTTAATGTGGTTTGTCGCTTCTTTAGGGGTGGCTGTGGAAGTATTATTCCAATTGCTTCCTTGGTCATTAGGTTTAGTGGAACGTATCGATGTTTTGTTATCTCGTACCCTATTCTGGTATTTTGGCCACGCACTTGTTTACTTCTGGTTACTGCCTGCTTATATGATTTGGTACGTAGTAATTCCGAAAGTAATCGGAGGTAAACTTTTCTCTGATGCATTAGCTAGATTATCATTTATGCTATTCTTACTATTCTCGGTTCCAGTTGGTGTTCACCACCAATTAACTGAACCAGGTATTGATGGTTTCTGGAAATTCTTACAAGTAGTGTTAACATTCTTTGTTATCGTTCCATCACTTATGACTGCCTTCTCTATGTTTGCTACATTTGAATTGCGAGGGCGTGAATTAGGCGGAAAAGGCGTAATAGGTTGGTTTAAACAATTACCATGGAAAGATAGTCGTTTCTTAGTTCCATTTATCGGGATGGTTGCATTCATCCCTGGTGGTGCTGGAGGTATTGTCAACGCTTCCTATCAAATGAACCAATTGATTCATAATACAATTTGGGTAACTGGACACTTCCATTTAACTGTTGCTACCGCAGTAGTATTAACTTATTTTGGTGCTGCATTCTGGTTAATCCCCCATCTAACTGGGCGTAAGTTAACTAGCAAGATGAATAGCCTAGCAAATACATCTGGAATTCTATGGGCAGTTGGTATGTTCATCATGTCCGGTGCAATGCACATCGCAGGTTTACTTGGTGCACCTCGTCGTTCTGAATACTCTACTTATGGTGGATCTGAACAAGCGGCGGAATGGATTACTTATCAGTTTGCTCAAGCAATTGGTGGTACTATATTATTCATTTCGATTCTATTAATCATTGGCGTAGTTATTAACCTATTATGGTTTGCTCCTAAAGGAGAAGAGGAATTCCCTGTTGCCGAAGCTGCTGCAGGTGGCGGTAAAACACCAGCCATTTTAGAGAATTTCAAAGTTTGGGGCGTCATCTTAGTTGCATTAATTTTAATTGCATATACGTTCCCAATTTTCGATATTATTAGTAATTCGCCTGCTGGTTCAAAAGGATTTAAATTCTGGTAA
- a CDS encoding cytochrome c oxidase subunit II: protein MHIHKYEKWWLVFGTATLISFLIIIGVSAFHAGAHPNNSKWTIDYEKVDEIAPFDNPGVHKVEGKDWDYEVVLVASAFSYNPVEIEIPVGSKVRFIATTKDVIHGFEVAGTNINMMLEPGYVSELITTVDQVGEFTIVCNEYCGVGHAMMYSTLKVVDSDGNSSH, encoded by the coding sequence ATGCACATACACAAGTATGAGAAATGGTGGCTTGTCTTTGGCACAGCGACACTCATTTCATTTCTAATAATAATTGGTGTGAGCGCATTTCACGCAGGGGCTCACCCAAACAATTCAAAATGGACCATTGATTATGAAAAAGTTGATGAAATAGCTCCATTTGACAACCCAGGTGTCCATAAAGTTGAAGGCAAAGACTGGGATTATGAAGTGGTATTAGTCGCTTCTGCATTTAGCTATAATCCAGTGGAAATCGAAATTCCCGTTGGTTCAAAGGTTCGATTCATCGCTACTACTAAAGACGTTATACACGGCTTTGAGGTTGCAGGTACTAATATCAATATGATGCTGGAACCTGGTTATGTTTCTGAACTCATTACTACAGTAGATCAAGTTGGCGAATTTACGATCGTTTGTAATGAATATTGCGGTGTTGGTCACGCAATGATGTATTCTACGTTAAAGGTGGTGGACTCTGATGGAAACAGCAGTCACTAA
- a CDS encoding chemotaxis protein CheX has translation MNNSQHIQTILNGSINSLKSILPMEFNVQPPSVLTEPFVQQEMGVLIGLIGDIKGRIIIDSTSSAFSAIGAKMFGMPLEGEMLESFTGELGNMFAGNLCTHVGQQTLNIDITPPTVMVGNTKLFGFEKAFKLPTIIEEVGTLTILFTIDEE, from the coding sequence ATGAATAATTCACAACATATACAAACCATTCTAAATGGCTCAATCAATTCGTTAAAAAGCATTCTTCCAATGGAATTTAATGTTCAACCCCCTTCTGTCTTAACGGAACCATTTGTTCAACAAGAAATGGGCGTTCTAATTGGACTTATAGGTGATATTAAAGGAAGAATAATTATTGATAGTACTTCTTCAGCTTTTAGTGCCATTGGTGCGAAAATGTTTGGCATGCCTCTAGAAGGAGAAATGTTGGAGTCCTTTACTGGAGAGCTGGGGAATATGTTTGCTGGCAACCTATGTACACATGTTGGACAACAAACATTAAATATCGATATTACTCCCCCAACAGTTATGGTAGGTAATACGAAACTTTTTGGTTTTGAGAAAGCTTTCAAGCTACCAACAATTATCGAGGAAGTTGGGACCCTTACAATATTATTCACGATTGATGAAGAATAA